A single genomic interval of Candidatus Zixiibacteriota bacterium harbors:
- a CDS encoding mechanosensitive ion channel family protein, which translates to MAPEIVGFEKYVAALVTFGAIVLIGFIIQILISTRLQKIVAKTHWKGDDVIIEGLRGRIIIWSVIIGLYAALPLLHFPAEYHRIIEKILLVLVILFITLAASSIISGFIRAYAGEPKGEIFSTSIFSIFAKIVVISIGLMIVLQALDISITPLLTALGVGGLAVALALQDTLGNLFAGLNILFSGKVKKGDYIKLQSGEEGYVVDITWRNTTIRQLADNFVIIPNSRLASSITTNYNLPKSALTVSMGLGVAYDSDLEKVERVTLATAREVLREIEGDEPEEEPSLRFHTFGDFSIELTVALYVKEYSRQFIIKHEFVKRLHKKYREEGIVIPFPVRTLEFARGVKNPLDNNNPDN; encoded by the coding sequence ATGGCACCCGAAATCGTCGGTTTCGAAAAATATGTTGCCGCTCTGGTCACATTTGGCGCGATTGTCCTGATCGGTTTTATTATCCAGATTCTAATCAGCACCCGTCTGCAGAAAATAGTCGCCAAAACACATTGGAAAGGCGATGATGTCATTATCGAGGGGCTGCGCGGGAGAATCATTATCTGGTCGGTCATAATCGGCCTCTATGCCGCCCTGCCGCTCCTGCATTTCCCGGCCGAGTATCACCGGATTATCGAAAAAATCCTGCTGGTGCTGGTGATACTCTTCATCACTCTGGCCGCGTCATCCATCATCAGCGGTTTCATTCGGGCTTATGCCGGAGAGCCGAAAGGGGAAATATTCTCTACTTCCATTTTCTCTATCTTTGCCAAAATAGTGGTGATTTCCATCGGTCTGATGATAGTATTACAGGCGCTGGATATTTCTATCACCCCGCTGCTGACCGCCTTGGGAGTCGGCGGCCTGGCCGTAGCTCTGGCCCTTCAGGATACTCTTGGCAATCTCTTCGCCGGATTGAATATTCTTTTTTCCGGAAAGGTGAAGAAGGGTGACTATATCAAACTACAAAGCGGTGAGGAGGGGTATGTCGTCGATATCACCTGGCGGAATACGACTATCCGCCAGCTGGCCGATAATTTTGTGATTATCCCCAACTCCCGGCTGGCTTCATCGATCACCACTAATTATAACCTGCCTAAATCCGCTCTGACCGTGAGCATGGGCCTTGGGGTTGCCTATGATAGCGACCTCGAAAAAGTGGAGCGGGTAACTCTGGCAACGGCCCGTGAAGTGCTGCGTGAGATCGAAGGAGATGAACCGGAAGAGGAACCATCGCTCCGTTTCCATACCTTCGGTGATTTCAGCATCGAGCTGACCGTTGCGCTCTATGTGAAAGAGTATTCCCGCCAATTTATAATCAAACATGAGTTCGTGAAACGGCTGCATAAGAAATACCGCGAGGAGGGCATTGTCATTCCTTTCCCGGTAAGAACGCTGGAGTTTGCCAGGGGAGTGAAAAATCCTCTCGATAATAATAATCCGGATAATTAA
- a CDS encoding sigma 54-interacting transcriptional regulator, with protein sequence MGSKPYSKIYALENLVSENSLCQSWIGTKRTTGERHFLKIPSKGGALDQDRKISILIESFACQQELKTLRVLRATGRHAENGTLFIEYPYLDQTQWHSLTPHHFWGRFPTILIQSALIVDYLHLFGLVHGDLKFENYQVNLAGAEPRVILSDLDFLTQSYSDPHSRIFGTPEHIAPEIMENEIILPQSDNFSFGVSLRKYLETDAIPSRRGEEVPDFPIEKLAKLAAGLTRPDPSQRPRGLLEALLQYEIIDTSQFRSALRNLLAMQLITRFRTERTGLIKGESTFQGFLSERNRLFGLCDELVADFAQAYKSRRLSALHLFLSLIREAEINKYGDYWQLDISDDLLEKTFIALEEISTDVSGVLWSVALTSQADFEKGISKTLKLRRDGHFMRALLLLKHLKKGLASLPEEAAKSVGKRLLRELGSLAAGLGRTAEAIEYYEQVLPISNISSPDDLSLLIELNYQYMLTGRYDESEALLDRGLVSAKSLDDQKSEFSILRNRAWIMYARGNLESAETTLKELLGRADACGQKVEVGKINVVLGIINWRRGELIAAEKNFLVALELFKEEKRISDAILPLTNLSLLYFELAEYNKAIRYGKTAVKYCQDPSDFFKLPGIYANIMSSLGRLAEYQKAEYWLQKYLNSRPTRYDRAFFRDYYISVGNLHNWQGDYREARDFFLKALEMFPVGDKSRNYGKLFQSLGLLTAYRGASLECRDYLDQARKEGEASNDRATLAEVALVYHLNALYNEKGGINKDTLSLFADLLKHNNFYYAAICLFHIMIDGSEEVRKEAIIMAEALLPLIRTSTTPLFHAVSILIEVEEQGHDSKHDIIPYWKTVYRILGSGGCKYWALLVCGKIADHYLNESKTKLSRKFLFQTQHLAEGVGNRALIEKIAGRIKAITDERQGQSKMLESVYGVSEVLKNIGNYEVALQKLVQYAVDETGAERGVLLMGSEQSSELQVKAFVNCDDESLKDIIDFSRSIPRTVAEDLQPVVIDNALEDNRTKKYKSIIAHNILSVICVPVPIKDRSMGVFYLDHHTIPALFEREDVTFIYSMANFMSVLLSTIQNFRVLDYSRRQLSEDLFRSGAKQPLITENETMKALLSRLPEIARSNVSVLIYGESGTGKEILCQMIHDLSSRAKGPLIKLNCAAISATLIEGELFGVARKVATGVDEREGKFSAADGNTLFLDEIGDMPLEIQSKILRVLEYQQFEKVGSNRIITVDVRLIYATNKDLKEMVRQGKFREDLYYRINRITIDIPPLRERPDDISRLLDYFSQFFSPDLSRRPVFSGEAINALMAYRWPGNVRELRNMTEKYCILNPGKRIDLTDLPNEIGGCLLTDGRNDEAFQALEKAGIRELLIKNNWNMSKVGRSLKMPLSTLIRKIRKYGITKNR encoded by the coding sequence GTGGGTAGCAAACCATACTCGAAAATATATGCCTTAGAGAACTTGGTCTCGGAAAATTCGCTCTGTCAGTCCTGGATAGGCACCAAACGGACCACAGGCGAGAGGCATTTCCTTAAGATTCCCTCAAAGGGCGGGGCGCTGGATCAGGACAGGAAAATTTCGATTTTGATTGAGTCATTTGCCTGTCAGCAGGAGCTCAAGACCTTACGGGTTCTCAGAGCCACCGGGCGGCATGCGGAAAATGGGACACTTTTCATTGAGTATCCTTATCTTGACCAGACTCAGTGGCATTCTCTGACACCGCATCATTTTTGGGGCCGGTTTCCCACAATCCTTATCCAGAGCGCACTGATTGTTGACTATTTGCACCTGTTCGGTTTGGTTCATGGCGATTTAAAATTTGAGAATTATCAGGTTAATCTGGCCGGGGCTGAGCCCAGGGTGATCCTATCCGATCTGGATTTCCTCACCCAATCGTATTCCGACCCCCATTCTCGTATTTTCGGTACCCCGGAGCATATCGCCCCCGAGATCATGGAGAATGAAATCATCCTGCCTCAATCAGACAATTTTTCGTTTGGGGTATCTCTGCGGAAATATCTCGAGACGGACGCTATCCCTTCCCGGCGGGGTGAAGAGGTTCCTGATTTCCCGATCGAAAAACTGGCTAAACTGGCCGCCGGGCTGACCAGGCCGGATCCGTCTCAGAGACCCCGCGGTTTGCTGGAAGCCCTTCTCCAGTATGAAATTATTGACACCTCACAATTCAGAAGCGCACTCAGGAATCTGCTGGCGATGCAATTGATAACCAGATTCCGTACGGAACGGACTGGTTTGATTAAAGGTGAAAGCACTTTTCAAGGATTTCTGTCGGAACGGAACAGGCTCTTTGGTCTCTGCGATGAGTTAGTGGCTGATTTCGCGCAGGCTTATAAGTCCCGGAGATTGTCGGCTCTGCACCTTTTCCTGTCTCTTATCCGTGAGGCGGAGATCAATAAATACGGTGATTACTGGCAACTGGATATTTCCGACGACTTGCTGGAAAAGACTTTTATCGCTCTGGAGGAGATATCAACAGATGTATCAGGCGTTTTATGGAGTGTCGCGCTTACGAGCCAGGCCGATTTTGAGAAAGGCATTTCGAAGACGCTGAAATTGAGAAGAGATGGTCACTTTATGAGGGCTTTGCTTCTTCTCAAGCATTTGAAAAAGGGGCTCGCATCATTGCCCGAAGAAGCGGCAAAATCGGTTGGCAAAAGACTCCTTCGCGAATTGGGCAGTCTAGCTGCCGGTCTTGGCCGCACGGCTGAGGCGATCGAGTATTATGAGCAGGTTTTGCCTATCTCTAACATTTCGTCGCCGGATGACCTGAGCTTGCTGATCGAGCTCAATTATCAATATATGCTGACAGGCAGGTATGATGAATCCGAAGCGCTACTTGACAGAGGTCTGGTTTCCGCCAAGTCACTGGACGACCAAAAATCAGAATTCTCCATACTACGCAATAGAGCCTGGATAATGTATGCCAGAGGGAATCTGGAGTCGGCAGAAACAACGCTTAAGGAACTGTTGGGTCGGGCTGACGCATGCGGTCAAAAGGTTGAGGTTGGCAAGATTAATGTCGTATTGGGAATAATCAATTGGAGACGGGGAGAGTTGATTGCCGCCGAGAAGAATTTTCTAGTTGCCCTCGAATTATTTAAAGAAGAAAAGCGGATTTCGGATGCCATTCTGCCTCTGACTAACCTATCACTCCTTTACTTCGAGTTGGCGGAATATAATAAGGCCATTCGATATGGCAAGACGGCTGTCAAATATTGTCAGGATCCGTCGGATTTTTTCAAACTTCCCGGCATATACGCAAATATAATGTCGAGTCTTGGGCGATTGGCCGAATACCAGAAGGCTGAGTACTGGCTTCAGAAATACCTCAACAGTCGGCCAACGCGCTACGACCGCGCTTTTTTCCGCGATTACTATATTTCTGTCGGTAACTTGCATAATTGGCAGGGGGACTACCGGGAAGCCAGGGATTTCTTTCTCAAAGCTCTTGAGATGTTTCCAGTGGGTGATAAGAGCCGCAATTACGGAAAGCTGTTTCAGAGTCTGGGGTTGCTGACGGCATATCGGGGCGCCTCGCTTGAATGCCGTGATTATCTGGATCAGGCTCGCAAAGAGGGCGAAGCATCGAATGACAGGGCGACATTGGCCGAGGTAGCGTTGGTCTATCATCTCAACGCTCTATATAATGAGAAAGGAGGGATCAATAAAGACACGCTTTCTCTGTTTGCGGACTTGCTCAAACATAACAACTTCTATTATGCAGCTATTTGCCTATTTCATATCATGATTGATGGTAGTGAGGAAGTCCGAAAAGAGGCTATCATCATGGCCGAAGCGCTGTTGCCCCTGATTCGGACATCGACAACTCCCCTGTTCCACGCCGTCTCTATACTGATCGAGGTCGAAGAACAGGGCCATGATTCTAAACATGATATTATTCCCTACTGGAAAACCGTCTACCGTATTCTGGGGAGCGGTGGTTGCAAATATTGGGCGCTTCTCGTCTGCGGCAAAATCGCCGACCATTATCTTAATGAATCGAAGACCAAGCTGTCGCGGAAATTTCTATTTCAGACGCAACATTTGGCCGAAGGTGTCGGCAACAGAGCATTGATAGAGAAAATAGCCGGCAGAATCAAAGCGATAACTGATGAACGGCAGGGTCAGAGCAAAATGCTGGAATCGGTTTACGGCGTATCGGAGGTTCTCAAGAATATCGGCAATTACGAGGTGGCGCTCCAGAAACTAGTACAATATGCGGTTGATGAAACGGGTGCCGAGCGAGGAGTCCTTTTGATGGGCTCGGAACAGTCATCCGAATTGCAGGTCAAGGCTTTTGTCAACTGTGATGACGAGAGCCTCAAGGATATTATTGATTTCAGCCGCAGTATCCCCCGGACAGTAGCCGAGGATCTCCAGCCGGTGGTTATCGATAACGCTCTGGAGGACAATCGCACCAAGAAGTATAAGAGCATTATCGCCCACAATATTCTCTCTGTTATCTGTGTGCCGGTGCCCATCAAGGATCGATCCATGGGCGTTTTCTATCTGGATCATCACACCATTCCGGCTCTTTTCGAACGAGAGGATGTTACTTTTATCTACTCCATGGCCAATTTTATGTCGGTCTTACTATCGACCATACAGAATTTCCGAGTTCTCGATTATAGCCGCCGCCAACTCTCCGAAGACCTATTCCGCTCCGGCGCCAAACAACCGCTTATCACCGAAAACGAGACAATGAAAGCGCTGCTTTCGAGGTTGCCGGAAATCGCCCGCAGCAACGTCAGTGTCCTGATTTACGGCGAAAGTGGAACCGGCAAGGAAATACTCTGCCAGATGATTCACGACCTCAGCAGCCGAGCTAAAGGTCCATTAATCAAACTTAACTGCGCCGCCATTTCGGCTACACTTATTGAAGGAGAGCTATTTGGAGTAGCCAGAAAGGTCGCCACCGGTGTGGATGAGCGAGAGGGTAAATTTTCTGCCGCCGATGGCAACACGCTGTTTCTCGACGAGATCGGCGATATGCCGCTGGAGATTCAAAGCAAGATACTACGGGTGCTGGAGTATCAGCAGTTTGAAAAAGTAGGCAGCAATCGAATTATTACTGTCGATGTCCGCTTAATTTATGCTACTAATAAAGATCTAAAAGAGATGGTTCGTCAGGGGAAATTCCGCGAAGACCTTTATTATCGTATCAACAGGATTACCATTGACATTCCTCCGCTCCGGGAACGACCCGATGATATTTCTCGATTGCTTGATTATTTCAGCCAGTTTTTTTCTCCTGACCTATCGCGCCGACCTGTATTCTCCGGCGAGGCTATAAACGCTCTTATGGCTTATCGATGGCCCGGGAATGTTCGGGAATTGAGAAATATGACAGAGAAGTATTGCATCCTTAATCCAGGCAAAAGGATCGATCTGACAGACCTTCCCAATGAAATCGGCGGCTGCCTTCTGACCGATGGCAGAAATGATGAAGCCTTTCAGGCCCTGGAGAAAGCCGGAATCCGGGAACTTCTTATTAAGAACAACTGGAACATGTCAAAGGTTGGTCGGAGTCTTAAGATGCCGCTCTCCACATTAATCCGAAAAATCCGAAAATACGGCATAACAAAGAATCGCTGA
- a CDS encoding HTH domain-containing protein → MDKVAKILLLVNLLNHRRFVTLDEITATCKISHRTAYRYINTISAAHIPVYYDKSVCGYRLLSEGAFSVGKISSDDAIMIAVALRLLAKKINGFYGEEIELLTQRLFSSQNFPLEELWETFENRADLELEKGDFSDLITNLIIHMAVLNSKRLHISLADDADEIKSMEIEDPSLCFKDEWRLSGKKVEYNRAIPISKIKKASIS, encoded by the coding sequence ATGGATAAAGTAGCCAAAATTCTGCTTCTCGTAAACCTCCTGAACCACAGGAGATTTGTTACGTTGGATGAAATAACGGCCACCTGCAAAATTTCACATCGGACCGCCTATCGCTATATTAACACCATATCTGCCGCACATATTCCCGTCTATTACGACAAATCTGTGTGTGGTTATCGTCTCTTGAGCGAAGGGGCTTTTAGTGTCGGCAAGATAAGCTCGGATGATGCCATTATGATTGCCGTGGCTCTGCGCCTGCTCGCCAAAAAAATAAACGGATTTTATGGCGAGGAGATCGAACTGCTGACTCAGCGGCTGTTCTCCAGTCAAAATTTCCCGCTGGAAGAACTCTGGGAAACCTTCGAAAACAGAGCCGACCTGGAGTTGGAGAAGGGCGACTTTTCCGACCTTATCACCAATCTAATAATCCATATGGCCGTTCTCAACAGCAAGAGACTTCACATCAGCCTTGCCGATGATGCCGATGAGATCAAGAGCATGGAAATTGAGGATCCGTCTCTCTGTTTCAAAGACGAATGGCGCCTTTCGGGAAAGAAAGTGGAATATAATCGAGCCATTCCCATATCGAAAATCAAAAAAGCAAGTATCAGTTGA